A window of the bacterium genome harbors these coding sequences:
- a CDS encoding D-glycero-beta-D-manno-heptose-7-phosphate kinase, translating into MSVAEKGKGFFMSTNFTADQYRSALDRIQSVRVCVIGDLVLDRYVWGDVSRISPEAPVPVVHINRVEDRLGCAGNAAVNLRKLGAELSLCSVIGEDEEGRSLERLLGSEGISPQSIFIDQRYPSIVKTRVIAHSQQVVRIDKEVLPESSDARVSAFLSLLEKNIGAPDVIIISDYGKGTIMPEVFDLLSTLKTSGKITCPIVVDPHPANFKAYKNITIAKPNRAEAERATGIDIRNNADALNAAKMLMEQWSSEMMMVTLGEGGLVLVSDEYPQGLFLETVAKSVYDVSGAGDTVTAVFAALLGSGTPVDLAGSLANIAAGIVVSEVGTVPITREKLSAFLSNL; encoded by the coding sequence ATGAGTGTCGCCGAAAAGGGAAAGGGCTTCTTCATGTCTACTAATTTTACTGCGGATCAATATCGAAGTGCATTAGACAGAATTCAGTCTGTTCGTGTTTGCGTGATAGGCGATCTTGTCCTTGATCGTTATGTATGGGGTGATGTAAGTAGGATATCACCTGAGGCTCCAGTGCCAGTTGTGCATATTAATCGGGTAGAAGACCGCTTAGGATGTGCAGGAAACGCAGCCGTCAACTTGAGAAAGCTTGGAGCGGAATTATCCCTGTGTAGTGTCATTGGTGAGGATGAAGAAGGAAGGTCCTTGGAGCGTTTGCTCGGTTCTGAAGGGATATCACCTCAGAGTATCTTTATAGATCAACGCTATCCAAGTATTGTAAAAACTCGAGTAATAGCTCATTCCCAACAAGTTGTACGTATCGATAAAGAAGTGCTTCCCGAGTCAAGCGATGCGAGAGTAAGCGCATTTCTCTCTCTACTCGAAAAGAACATTGGTGCTCCAGACGTCATTATTATTTCAGACTATGGAAAGGGAACCATAATGCCTGAAGTGTTTGATCTTCTCTCGACATTAAAGACATCTGGCAAGATTACATGCCCTATCGTGGTCGATCCTCACCCAGCAAATTTCAAAGCGTATAAGAACATCACGATAGCAAAGCCTAATCGCGCGGAGGCAGAGCGTGCAACAGGGATTGATATTCGGAACAACGCTGATGCACTCAATGCAGCGAAAATGCTAATGGAGCAGTGGTCATCAGAAATGATGATGGTTACCCTTGGAGAAGGAGGGCTTGTTCTTGTTAGCGATGAATATCCCCAGGGGTTATTCCTAGAGACGGTGGCCAAATCCGTTTATGATGTTTCGGGTGCTGGAGATACGGTTACGGCGGTGTTTGCTGCGCTTTTAGGGTCTGGTACTCCTGTGGATCTTGCTGGTTCTCTAGCGAATATCGCAGCTGGTATCGTCGTTTCAGAGGTTGGAACAGTTCCTATTACTAGGGAAAAATTATCAGCATTTCTTTCAAATCTATAG
- a CDS encoding glycosyltransferase family 9 protein — protein MKAGDETKVTGVRNIPSNGASDPLPSRARDPLPSGASDLLPSRARVLIVLTGSLGDVARGIVVPTLLKESRSDLHITWLVEDRWSEVVQLCPAVDHLLEYHRRDKRWGIDRLISELREVEPFYCAIDLQRHFKSGCFTRLSGAKKRVGFARKDAKEGNWLFQTEYIQECDFHRSKVFHYKAFVEHLLNESPESRSPRFAIDKKIALTAVERLLSRLDDNTQELFAEVSKSNRSLITLALGSSWESKDWPSSGYSQLIRHLLEEDELCVVLVGDSSQKELGERLQSHNTKRVVNLAGATTLTELAGILSLSSASAGPDTGVGHLASLMETPYVGLFGPTDARRVAPFGSEHRILTSYVPCRPCHRRVCPGLKNACMRLISPNEVREEVLQVLR, from the coding sequence ATGAAGGCCGGTGATGAGACAAAGGTCACAGGCGTTCGTAATATTCCTTCGAACGGAGCTAGTGATCCCCTTCCGAGCAGAGCTCGTGATCCCCTTCCGAGCGGAGCTAGTGACCTCCTTCCGAGCAGAGCTCGGGTGCTAATCGTGCTGACGGGGTCACTTGGAGATGTGGCTCGTGGAATTGTAGTTCCAACCCTCCTGAAGGAATCTCGCTCAGATCTTCACATTACTTGGCTTGTGGAGGATCGGTGGAGTGAAGTCGTGCAGCTCTGTCCAGCGGTGGACCACCTCCTTGAGTATCACCGGCGAGATAAACGTTGGGGTATTGATCGGCTCATTAGTGAACTACGGGAAGTTGAGCCATTTTATTGCGCGATAGATCTGCAGCGGCACTTTAAAAGTGGATGTTTTACCCGACTCAGCGGAGCCAAAAAGAGGGTGGGATTCGCTCGGAAAGATGCGAAAGAGGGTAACTGGTTGTTTCAAACAGAATATATTCAAGAGTGTGATTTTCATCGTTCAAAGGTGTTTCACTATAAGGCGTTTGTTGAGCATCTCTTGAACGAATCTCCCGAGAGTAGGAGCCCTCGTTTTGCAATTGATAAAAAAATAGCTCTTACCGCTGTGGAGCGGCTACTCTCAAGGCTTGACGACAATACTCAGGAGCTATTTGCTGAGGTCTCTAAGAGCAACCGTTCGCTGATTACTCTTGCGCTCGGTTCATCTTGGGAATCAAAGGACTGGCCTTCATCAGGGTATTCACAGTTAATTAGGCATCTTTTGGAGGAGGACGAACTCTGTGTCGTGCTCGTTGGAGATTCAAGCCAAAAAGAGCTTGGTGAAAGATTGCAATCTCACAATACGAAAAGGGTAGTTAATCTTGCAGGAGCAACTACTCTCACTGAGCTAGCGGGGATTTTGTCACTGAGTTCGGCGTCTGCTGGGCCTGATACTGGAGTTGGACATCTTGCTAGTCTCATGGAGACTCCTTATGTAGGATTGTTTGGTCCGACTGATGCTCGACGCGTTGCGCCGTTTGGCTCTGAGCACAGAATTCTTACTTCATACGTTCCCTGTAGACCTTGCCATCGACGGGTCTGTCCGGGCTTAAAAAATGCGTGTATGCGGCTGATATCTCCGAATGAGGTGCGGGAAGAAGTTCTTCAAGTATTAAGATAG
- the waaF gene encoding lipopolysaccharide heptosyltransferase II, translated as MVKENILIVQTAFLGDIVLSTPVFDAVQELHPDSQIDLLTTPAGAELLEGDSRFGTVHAFEKRKGFLGMSSFGSTLSALRGNKYQKVYSLHRSVRTSLLLFFAGIPERIGFCDSKARSLYTRCIERSGRHAVERFLSILESEWVVHRGKESLYQRPMTLTGFSDSCSEERQRVVKKVLIMPGSAWKTKQWHWTNYRKVAHQLAAEGYQVVLTGNKAEFELCEKIRDGSEDIVNTAGELSLREFASLVFRADGVVCNDSFALHVASAAQVPTVAIFCATSPEFGFGPWNNPRAQVVEKSGLWCKPCRRHGSMECPTGTEHCMRGVSPEEVLFLLRESLSKETNHAGAKFDEINQHTSEFVGIGREAS; from the coding sequence GTGGTGAAAGAAAACATTCTAATCGTTCAAACCGCATTTTTGGGTGATATCGTATTATCGACTCCCGTATTTGATGCGGTTCAGGAACTCCATCCAGACAGTCAGATTGATCTTTTGACGACTCCAGCCGGTGCCGAATTGCTAGAGGGTGATTCCCGATTTGGAACAGTACATGCCTTTGAAAAGAGAAAAGGTTTTCTTGGCATGAGCTCCTTTGGCTCAACACTTTCCGCTTTGAGAGGAAACAAATACCAAAAAGTCTACAGCCTACACCGTTCAGTTCGAACCTCGCTTTTGCTCTTCTTCGCCGGTATTCCCGAGAGGATTGGTTTCTGCGACTCAAAGGCGCGCTCACTCTATACTCGATGTATAGAACGATCTGGTCGTCATGCGGTGGAGCGATTTCTCTCCATTCTGGAGTCCGAGTGGGTGGTTCATAGAGGTAAGGAGTCCTTGTATCAGAGGCCTATGACGCTGACTGGATTTAGTGACTCATGTTCGGAAGAAAGACAGCGCGTAGTGAAGAAGGTTCTTATCATGCCTGGCAGTGCATGGAAGACGAAGCAGTGGCACTGGACAAATTATCGAAAAGTTGCTCATCAACTGGCAGCAGAGGGATATCAAGTTGTATTGACCGGGAATAAGGCTGAATTTGAGTTATGTGAGAAGATTCGCGATGGTTCGGAAGATATCGTAAATACAGCAGGTGAGTTGTCCTTACGGGAGTTTGCTTCACTGGTTTTTCGTGCAGATGGCGTCGTGTGTAATGACTCATTCGCGCTTCACGTCGCATCCGCAGCCCAGGTGCCCACTGTCGCTATCTTTTGCGCTACTTCACCAGAGTTTGGCTTTGGACCGTGGAATAATCCGAGAGCGCAAGTTGTAGAAAAAAGCGGTCTGTGGTGCAAGCCATGTCGAAGGCATGGAAGTATGGAGTGTCCAACTGGCACCGAGCACTGTATGCGAGGAGTTTCACCAGAAGAAGTATTGTTCCTATTACGAGAGAGTCTTTCCAAAGAGACGAATCATGCAGGAGCTAAGTTTGACGAGATAAATCAGCACACCTCAGAGTTCGTTGGGATTGGCAGGGAAGCATCATGA
- a CDS encoding NAD-dependent epimerase/dehydratase family protein → MRCLITGVAGFIGSSIAEKLLAQGHVVVGIDSFLPYYPREIKERNIAPLCESKSFHFLEKDLLSEGLFSELGEFEWIFHQAAQAGVRASWGEYFDTYTLNNILATQRLLESLRVSGYPSKFIYASSSSVYGDAESFPTSEQVAPVPVSPYGVTKLAAEHLCRLYASQFNVHTVSLRYFTVFGPKQRPDMAFHRFCKAALLDQEITLYGDGEQSRDFTFISDIVDANLLAAQSGGKGSFYNVGGGEVVTINQVLTHLESLIGKPLKVNRVDKQAGDARHTSANTDKARDELGYAPKVSVFDGLSQELQWVDKNLELLGTGSWQG, encoded by the coding sequence ATGCGTTGTCTCATTACCGGAGTGGCTGGGTTTATTGGCTCTTCAATAGCAGAGAAGCTTCTTGCTCAAGGACATGTAGTCGTAGGGATAGATAGTTTCTTGCCGTACTATCCTCGAGAGATCAAGGAGAGAAATATCGCACCCCTTTGTGAAAGTAAAAGCTTTCATTTTCTGGAGAAAGATTTGCTTTCGGAGGGTTTATTTTCTGAACTTGGAGAATTTGAATGGATTTTCCATCAAGCAGCTCAAGCTGGTGTAAGAGCAAGTTGGGGTGAGTATTTTGATACCTATACCCTGAATAATATTCTTGCAACCCAACGACTTCTTGAATCACTTCGTGTCAGTGGTTATCCAAGTAAGTTCATTTATGCATCAAGTTCATCGGTGTACGGCGATGCTGAGAGTTTTCCGACGAGCGAACAGGTAGCGCCAGTTCCTGTCAGCCCTTACGGAGTAACAAAGCTGGCAGCCGAGCATTTGTGTCGTCTTTATGCTTCGCAGTTCAATGTTCATACCGTATCCTTGAGATATTTTACGGTATTTGGTCCGAAACAGCGTCCGGATATGGCATTTCATCGTTTCTGTAAAGCTGCACTCCTTGATCAAGAGATAACGCTATACGGGGATGGAGAGCAGTCCAGAGATTTTACTTTTATATCAGACATTGTAGATGCCAATCTCCTTGCGGCGCAGAGTGGCGGAAAGGGATCCTTCTATAATGTGGGTGGTGGAGAGGTTGTTACCATAAATCAAGTGCTGACCCATCTCGAATCTCTCATCGGCAAGCCACTTAAGGTTAATCGAGTTGATAAGCAAGCAGGAGATGCAAGGCATACGAGTGCCAATACTGATAAAGCTCGAGACGAGTTAGGATATGCTCCAAAAGTTTCGGTCTTTGATGGGCTGTCTCAAGAGCTTCAGTGGGTCGATAAAAATCTTGAGCTCTTAGGAACAGGCTCCTGGCAAGGATAG